Proteins from a single region of Pongo pygmaeus isolate AG05252 chromosome 3, NHGRI_mPonPyg2-v2.0_pri, whole genome shotgun sequence:
- the LOC134737539 gene encoding tripartite motif-containing protein 75-like: MAFAASLAELQAEASCPICLDYMKDSVTTHCGHNFCHSCINQRWEDLQDVLPCPVCLHHCPDENLRSNTQLRHMIDMVQQLLTVRSKREWQEEEPLREKHSQGVVLLSEKDLELLCPQFKVSFDHQDHPLLPIEQAAAIHRRKLKSYIKPLKKETKHAKMWSEVPILRSLNVKKKMATWRKELQSEFKEIKSFLVKKQAAIHARLLTEEKDAKEKLTENQRQISDHLSTLQNLLNEVTEKCFRADLDVLTVLRTSTTHMTT, from the coding sequence ATGGCCTTTGCAGCCTCTCTGGCTGAGCTCCAAGCAGAAGCCAGCTGCCCCATCTGCCTGGATTACATGAAGGACTCAGTCACCACTCACTGTGGGCACAACTTCTGTCACTCCTGCATCAACCAGCGCTGGGAAGACTTACAGGATGTCCTCCCCTGTCCTGTCTGCCTCCATCACTGCCCTGATGAGAACCTCAGGAGCAACACCCAGTTGCGCCACATGATTGATATGGTTCAGCAGCTTCTCACCGTGAGGAGCAAAAGGGAATGGCAGGAAGAGGAGCCCCTCCGTGAGAAGCACAGTCAGGGTGTGGTCCTGCTCAGTGAGAAGGACCTGGAGCTATTGTGTCCCCAGTTCAAGGTCTCCTTTGACCATCAGGATCATCCTTTGTTGCCCATTGAGCAAGCTGCAGCTATACACAGAAGGAAGCTCAAAAGCTACATTAAGCCACTAAAGAAGGAAACCAAACATGCCAAGATGTGGTCTGAAGTCCCAATTTTGAGATCTCTTAACGTGAAAAAGAAGATGGCAACATGGAGGAAGGAATTACAATctgaatttaaagaaattaagtctTTCTTGGTAAAGAAACAAGCTGCAATTCATGCAAGATTACTTACTGAAGAGAAGGATGCTAAAgaaaaactcactgaaaaccaaagacaaatttCAGACCACTTATCCACACTACAGAATCTCTTAAATGAAGTAACAGAGAAGTGTTTTCGGGCAGACCTGGATGTGCTGACAGTGTTGAGAACATCTACAACACATATGACAACCTGA